Proteins encoded in a region of the Trypanosoma brucei gambiense DAL972 chromosome 11, complete sequence genome:
- a CDS encoding NADH-ubiquinone oxidoreductase 20 kDa subunit (mitochondrial precursor), putative, which translates to MLRRTSFNFTGRAMISRGSPEWSHRLDLKKGKKTTMMHKLGTSKPNNALQYAQMTLHDLTEWCLAYSPWPLTFGLACCAVEMMHAYASRYDLDRFGIVPRPTPRQAEIIIVSGTVTNKMAPILRNIYVQMVNPKWVISMGSCANGGGYYHFSYAVLRGCERAIPVDFWIPGCPPSAESLVFCLHTLQKKIRWHEIQKYSVRD; encoded by the coding sequence ATGCTTCGTCGCACGTCGTTTAATTTCACAGGGCGTGCGATGATTTCGCGCGGCAGCCCCGAGTGGTCGCATCGTTTGGATCtcaagaaggggaaaaagacgACAATGATGCACAAACTTGGCACCAGTAAACCCAATAATGCATTGCAGTATGCACAAATGACTTTACACGACCTTACGGAGTGGTGCCTTGCTTACTCGCCGTGGCCTCTCACCTTCGGTTTGGCATGTTGCGCCGTAGAAATGATGCATGCATATGCTTCTCGGTATGATTTGGATCGTTTTGGTATTGTACCGCGTCCAACACCCCGTCAAGCAGAAATTATTATTGTCTCCGGCACTGTGACAAATAAAATGGCTCCAATCTTGCGGAACATATATGTGCAAATGGTGAACCCCAAGTGGGTTATTTCCATGGGAAGCTGCGCTAACGGTGGTGGTTACTATCACTTCTCCTACGCCGTGCTCCGAGGCTGTGAAAGAGCAATACCAGTTGATTTCTGGATTCCCGGTTGCCCTCCTTCAGCGGAAAGTCttgtcttttgcttgcatacATTACAGAAGAAAATACGCTGGCACGAAATTCAAAAGTATTCTGTTCGCGATTAA
- a CDS encoding NADH-cytochrome B5 reductase, putative, whose translation MRFVPLFLAGAALATYYRPLDKSKSAYCYASIENALHFQPKPKPGKVFSQRYQPYTLGDVVPITHDTALFRFLIDGNEEFNLKPCSTLQACYKYGVQPMDQCQRFYTPVTANHTKGYFDIIVKRKQGGLMTEHLFGMHIGDKLLFRSVTFKLQYRPNRWKHVGMIAGGTGFTPMLQIIRHSLQEEWDNGMVDRTKLSFLFCNRTERHILLKGLFDDLAQKYSNRFKVYYTIDQAVEPDVWPHYTGLVTKEMVHETMPAPNEEKKIILLCGPDQLLNHVAGTPMGTMNTMSSGMNIQPMAPDLNNLVNLGGILGELGYSNDEVYRF comes from the coding sequence ATGCGCTTTGTTCCACTTTTCCTTGCGGGTGCAGCACTCGCAACTTACTACCGACCTCTGGACAAGTCGAAATCTGCATATTGCTACGCGAGTATTGAAAATGCCTTACACTTTCAACCTAAACCAAAGCCCGGAAAAGTTTTTTCCCAACGATACCAACCGTATACCCTTGGGGATGTTGTTCCGATAACACATGACACtgctctttttcgtttccttatTGATGGAAATGAAGAGTTTAACCTAAAGCCATGCTCCACACTACAGGCATGCTACAAATATGGCGTGCAACCTATGGATCAATGCCAGCGCTTCTACACTCCTGTGACGGCTAATCACACGAAAGGTTATTTCGATATTATTGTGAAGCGCAAGCAAGGGGGACTCATGACAGAGCATTTATTTGGCATGCACATAGGAGATAAACTTCTGTTTCGATCAGTCACATTCAAACTGCAGTATCGTCCGAATAGGTGGAAACACGTGGGAATGATAGCGGGTGGCACTGGGTTCACTCCAATGTTGCAAATCATCCGTCATTCGCTCCAGGAAGAATGGGACAACGGTATGGTTGATCGGACTAaattatcttttcttttctgtaaccGAACGGAGAGACACATTTTGTTGAAGGGACTCTTTGATGATCTCGCACAAAAGTATTCCAATCGTTTTAAGGTATATTACACAATTGATCAGGCTGTCGAGCCTGACGTATGGCCGCACTACACCGGACTCGTAACAAAAGAGATGGTGCATGAGACCATGCCGGCACcgaatgaggaaaaaaagattatATTATTGTGTGGTCCCGATCAGCTGTTGAATCATGTCGCTGGAACACCAATGGGAACAATGAACACCATGTCGAGTGGAATGAATATCCAACCGATGGCACCAGACCTCAATAATTTAGTAAATCTTGGGGGGATATTAGGGGAACTCGGGTACTCCAATGATGAAGTTTATCGCTtctaa